From Halorubrum salinarum, the proteins below share one genomic window:
- a CDS encoding ABC transporter ATP-binding protein — protein sequence MATQHSSAPVVCSDVTRRYDGSTGRFGTSGTTVTALDNVSCEITHGSVVGVAGPSGSGKSTLLHLLAGLDTPTAGDIQIYGTSIQTLSSRERTAFRRSHIGMVFQRFHLLPALTAVENVALPLVQAGDSRRKRRDRATELLDAVGLDGRHKHRPGSLSGGEQQRVAIARALAADPAVVIADEPTGELDRETGKQVLDVLTDIATDRAVVIASHDEYTLSRTDRVIKLRDGRRET from the coding sequence ATGGCAACTCAGCACAGCTCAGCCCCGGTCGTCTGCTCGGACGTGACCCGTCGGTACGACGGCAGCACAGGCCGGTTCGGGACGAGCGGGACCACCGTGACGGCGCTCGACAACGTCTCGTGTGAAATCACACACGGGTCGGTCGTCGGGGTTGCGGGACCGAGTGGCAGCGGCAAATCCACACTGCTTCACCTGCTCGCAGGCCTTGATACGCCAACGGCCGGTGATATTCAGATCTACGGAACCTCAATCCAAACCCTCTCGTCGCGTGAACGAACCGCATTTCGCCGGTCGCATATTGGGATGGTATTCCAACGCTTTCACCTCTTGCCCGCGCTCACCGCTGTTGAAAACGTCGCGCTGCCGCTTGTTCAGGCCGGTGACAGCCGTCGCAAACGGCGTGACCGCGCCACGGAGTTGCTTGACGCGGTCGGCCTCGACGGGCGTCACAAACACCGCCCCGGCTCGTTAAGCGGCGGCGAACAACAGCGCGTCGCGATCGCCCGGGCACTCGCTGCGGATCCAGCGGTCGTGATTGCTGATGAACCGACCGGCGAACTCGATCGCGAGACCGGCAAACAGGTGCTTGATGTGTTGACTGATATTGCTACGGACCGGGCCGTCGTCATCGCGTCACACGATGAGTATACCCTCTCCCGAACAGACCGCGTGATCAAACTGCGTGATGGACGCCGAGAGACGTGA